The window aggaatagtaattcctaagaatttctattccattctttgctattctatttctttggaataaccattctattccatttcattctattccgcgaaccaaacggcacctCAGTGTTTTAAGACCATTTTATGGTATACAAGGCAAGAGAGTGGAATGTTTCCAATATTGAaaataggataaataatttattagtgttCATATTTTTACTTCATACATTGTTTAGTctattattttgaaaaatatattataagatcTTTATCTTTTGTcgatattaaccatttggtcgttctatttatttattttagatttttaactatCATATTTGACATAAACAGATAGATAAAAATAACAGAGTACATGGACATTTTGTATCGTACTATGGCTGTACGGGTAAAGTTAAGTTATTCGGTTGAATCTTTTACTTGGTTAGGTTTCACAATTCAACATCTAATTACTTGATTGGGTCTTTTAGTTCGAGGTGAGTAAATAAATCTTAACTAAATCTctcattttatattttttacaacAGAGTTTAAACAATAGTTTATTGATCCATATTTCTCAAACACGGTTTGCCACCATACGAGCCCTAAGTGATTTAGCTCATGTTTATCGAATAGGTTTATTAATTCTAGTGGTAGAATGAGTGAGAACAAAGATAGAGAAGAACTTGAATAATAAAACAATAAGATAATGATAACATACATATGTTATCCTTGGGGTCAAAATGTAATTATAAGAAGAAAGGGATATTTATCAACATAAAGACGGGCCATATGGCATGGACCTAGACCCGCTTGGAATGTGCATCCGCCAAATGGAACATAGATTCAGATCTGCCCAACGACATGGATCCACCCCTATACCTATCTAGAACGTCCTCGAAGATAACCAAGGGTTAGTGCCATTAAAGGCTTTAATGGTATACAAAACCAGAGAATGAGTAATTAATGTGTTAAAGAGCATTAATAGCAAGACTGTTCATATACTACTCCATTAATAACCATATCTTACGTAATCTCATATAAATACCTCAATCCAAGGTATTCGAGATATGCATTCATATTCACAAAAGTGCTTttgttaattattattattctcaaTATCAACTTACTAAATTTAGCATCGGAGTATTCCCCCGtcgatcccaacggcacctcacagggaCGATCTCCGATGAAAGATACATTCAGCAAATATTAGATAATTAAGGATATAAGACAAGCCGATATTGAAGTCGTAAAGAATGAATGTACCTTAAATAACCTTGTATAAAAACGACAGAATAACGGAATGGAACTGAAAGGTAAACTAAACTATGACCGAACCGAATCTAAAagctaaaaaatattaaatactaaattgAATGAAAACTGAATAATATATACATAGTTTAAGCCTTTATTTATAGTACTAGGGTCCCCTCCTAGTCTATTTAGGTATCCTTGTCTCTTCAAAGTTGGAATAGGATGTATGAGATTTGATTCGGATCGGAATTCCCGAAGTAGAGATGCGTTATGAAAAGGTTTGTCTGTTAGACGCAACTCATCGAGTAGCATGACTTCAGCTCACTGAGCAACATGTATTTTTCACGATTTCTGTTCTGTTGACTTTGTCTTTAATGGTTGATTGCTCGTTGATGACTTCCTCGACGAACATGTATGTAGCTCGTCGAGCAACTCTTTGGATATTTTCCCTTTTTGCTCAGTTTCATATTCGATTGTTcctgaaacaactcaaaacaTTCGTTAGATAGTTAATAGGCTGAAGACGCTATAAATCAGGGTATTTAGGCTAGAAAAACGTGTTTATATAAACATGGTTTTAACTACACTCTAGACTCTATATAATATAGCGATATACATTTTGGGCTTTTTTTTGTTAGTTAACCCATTGGACactttcatgttttttttagtCAATTATATTTagaaatttgtaaaaaaaaaaaaaaaaaaaaaaaaaaaaaaaaaacttattggTTGGTGCAAGCTTCCAACTGAAGTGTCTGGATGCCATCTGTTATGAGACTTTGGTTGGACAAATGCAGCAAGAAATAAATGTATTTCCTGTCCAAAACATGAAGGCcactaatttttatttatttatttatttttgttattttgatgACCGCAATTTGTAATGGCCCATATCGACGGCTCAAATGTAATTGTCGTCTCATAATTCAAATTAAGTTTGGCCAATTTCACTTCTCAACCTCCAACTTATAtcgttttcacatttttattctttaacttCATTTTAGAATTACAAATATATATTCAGACTTCAATGAAGTGTAGTTAAATAAAAATCTTTTTTTAAGGGTCCAATTTAGATTTCCTAACCAATTTTCAAAGGGTTGAAAAGAGAAACACAATTATATAAAGAAATATACAAagctaaaaaatgttttatataaaaaatattgaaataataaGAATATTTTAAAATAGTGTAAGCTTACAATCAAAATTAGGAATTAGAAAGAGTACGGATTTTGTAGGTATCTCGGGTATGAGATTAGAGACCGGATATCCGGTATTCGATACCCGCtatgtgttaaaaaaaaataaagattgtatcattatgaattatttatttttatttttagtgtgctttaatttttttgataatttaagttatttaaattatttataaaatttatggatggtttattaaatttctgttttgttaaattttataatttttattttatgttttgatttttAATAGTAAATTAAATAGGACgagaataaaattaaaaaaaatctatgaAAATAATAGGACGGAACATATAAAAGTTTAGGATTGATATTAAGCGGATCATTTACCCATTTGAAAATGGTAGATACAAAATTCAAAATGGtacaaaattatataaataaggTAAAATGTATATTTTAGTCCGTAATCAACTCATGGTAAATAAATAAGGGAAAATGTATATAAATAGTAAAATCGTTcgaaacaattttaattttttaatatttttattttgaggttgttaacggttattttgagcAATTAGTTAAAGTTTAGTGTATacaagtgtaaagttcagtcaATTTTATATTGCattttgaagttcagtggtcatactgtgaaaattaataaagtttagtggtcatgggtgtaatttaccaaaaaaaatacaaaagggCATGAGTTAGTATGCAACTATGTGATAGTATATAAGGATGAGATGTCATAAGAAATGGCCATAGAATAAGATGGAAGGATTGGGAGATAAGAGATGGTCTCTCAAGGGAATGACTGCTCTTGTCACCGGTGGATCTCGAGGAATCGGGTAATTTTCTATCTTCTTCTTTtcaagtttttctttttctttctttaaacaTAAAATTTTGTTACATTTTACATAAATACAGGCATGCTATAGTAGAAGAGTTAGCAAAATTTGAGGTTGTCGTTCACACATGTTCCCGCAAACAAAATGAACTTGACCACTCTTTACAAGAATGGAAAAATAAAGGCTTCAAAGTAACGGGATCTATATGCGATGTATCACAAAGAGATCAAAGAGAGAAACTCATAGAGACCGTCTCCTCTATTTTCCATGGAAAACTCAATATACTTGTATGTTTTCCTTttaattctttctttctttcttttttttttttatcaagagAAAGAACTATATTACATACATAAAAATTATGCTTTGAATAGGTGAATAACGCTGGAACAGCTAAGATGAAAGAAGCCTTAAATCAAAAATCCGAAGATATGTCAATGATAATGGGAACAAATTTTGAATCATGTTTCCATCTATGTCAACTTGCACATCCTCTATTAAAGGCATCAGGATCTGGAAGTATTGTTAATATTTCTTCCATTGCAAGTACTGTTGTTACTGTGCCTGGTGCTATTTATGCCGCATCTAAAGGTAAAATACATATAAAAACAAATACTTGTGGTTTGTCCGTTTTTTGTCATCATAACATGTATGGAACTTTTCGATAGGAGCTATGAATGAGTTGACGAAAGGGTTTGCATGTGAGTGGGCGAAAGATGGAATTCGCGTTAATGCAGTTCTACCAGGACTCATTTATACTTCACTTGTGGAATCCTATGGTGAAACGgtaaataaatatcaattatttcacgactaaggttttgttgttgttgtgtatATTATTCGATATATTTAAGATCAATTGATTAACTGAATGTGTTGCTCAGAAAGTATAGAAAAAAATTTCGcatctatacatatatatgctaaaaaaattgttatataaactAATTTAGCcaagttaaaaaaaatgttgacAGGATCCTGTTAATGCCTCTAAAGGTTTATCACAATTCTTGAGTAGAGTTCCAGTTAAAAGAGCAGGAAAGCCAGAAGAGATATCGTCAATGGTGGTATATCTTTGTTTTCCAGGTGCTGCTTATATCACTGGTCAAGCTATCACTGTTGATGGAGGATTTACCATCAATGCACTCACTAACTAAATATCCTCATCGAtgactttttattattattattattattttaaacaaataataattataaaaaaacgaGAAAATTCCATGGTTGGTAATCTTATGGGCCCtagttgattttatttttttgtaactTAATTATGAGACTTTACTTCCACAAATAAGTTCATTTTGTTatgaaattattaattatttattattatgtaACGCAGaaattttatattgaaatttttttttatagaggtTGTTTCAAAGAGTGCCAAAATATAATACATTAGAGCATCTTTAAGAGACTCACAGtccactctctaaaaataatataaataattgattttagtgatttaagagtgactaatacatattatctctaacaatgTTCCTCGTATTATTGTTATGCTTACCAATAGTGAGAGGAGAGAGATtacttaataataaattattaataaaaaaataaaataagaaggtACTAAGAGCGGTGAGAgattctctattaatagagaagatgaagagaCTCTTCGTGATTTGAGGAGTcgctaagaggctgttggagttgATTTTTAACTCCCcattctcaaattttaacttaagaatcAAATTAGAAgattgttggagatgctctcatattaaaatataatattttatttcatcAATCCTCTAAATCACTTTTgtcaatttttttgttaaaaaatgctTCAGTACATATCATTACTTTAtatacaatttattttaatgataaatatTGTCATACATGTGCATATCAATAGTAATCAagtaaatcatttttttatattaaaaaaagtttgaCAACCTTAAGCAAGATTGTTTGAAAATTTCAAGCTACCATCATTGTTCCAATAGATGATACTCTTTAAAAATTGTCAAAAACATTGTCACATCACCGAGCATTCTTCTAAACACTCTCCATTAGAGATACTTTTAACAACTAAACATGTGTATTTATAATGGCACTATACACATACGAGTATCAAGATAagcatagtttttttttttttttgataaaagatAAGCATAGTTAAGAACCACATACTGAGAAGGTAGCCTATTAGTATAATATGCTTATTATCTTCATTTGTAATGACACTAATATTAATAAGTTTCCAATTAAATTCTCCACTATATTAATTCATATgtatttacatatatattaatttatatataagtGTGGTTAGAATCATATTATAATTCATAAATTTATAACACGTTATCAGCATAAGTTTGCTTGTTCAATTAATTTTCAATGCGATTTTACTTGTTCAATTAATTTCTACTTGACCCTACTTCTACAATTAATTTTGAGTATGTTTCTAATATTTtaattgggttaaggtgcaaaaatacccctaacgttttgggtcaggagcaattttacccctaacgtctaaaatggtgcaattttacccctaatgttggaagccaagagcaattttacccctaacgttgataaattgggtcaatttgagaaataattcatcaaactgtcttctcggtcatgaatcttgtcagctacacttcacacatgggttattttatcagtaacaaatcacaaacatatgttgggatgtgaaaaaaatattaaaaacatacTGTCTTttatacgaattagacaaaaaaaattcaaaaaattcaccgaatttataaatattaatctccaattttattattaaatta is drawn from Euphorbia lathyris chromosome 9, ddEupLath1.1, whole genome shotgun sequence and contains these coding sequences:
- the LOC136207209 gene encoding tropinone reductase homolog, producing MEGLGDKRWSLKGMTALVTGGSRGIGHAIVEELAKFEVVVHTCSRKQNELDHSLQEWKNKGFKVTGSICDVSQRDQREKLIETVSSIFHGKLNILVNNAGTAKMKEALNQKSEDMSMIMGTNFESCFHLCQLAHPLLKASGSGSIVNISSIASTVVTVPGAIYAASKGAMNELTKGFACEWAKDGIRVNAVLPGLIYTSLVESYGETDPVNASKGLSQFLSRVPVKRAGKPEEISSMVVYLCFPGAAYITGQAITVDGGFTINALTN